In Diceros bicornis minor isolate mBicDic1 chromosome 21, mDicBic1.mat.cur, whole genome shotgun sequence, the sequence GGGCTGACCCCCACTGCCTCGAGCAGCTAGGATTGGTGGTTGGCTGTTATGCGGCCTACAGGGCTGGGGGTAACCCACTCAGACAGAAGCCTCTCTGGGGAGACGGGAGGGCTAGGGCAGGGGCCTGGCTCTGGACCCTCCAAGGCACCTGGCTGTGGTGAGTGGCAGGTAGAGAGGACTAGGGAGACCTTGAGGGTGAGGCAGTCAGTGGGGCTAGACCAGCCCCACCCCCCAAGAAACAGGCTGTCTGGACAGCAGACATATGTTACTATATTAGTCTGGTCTTTTTGGTTAGACTTTAGGCACCGCTTGGGAGGAAGACACCTTTAAACGTTAAAGAAAGACCCCAGCGCCTGGGCAGGGAGCCTGGCCACATGCAGAGCAGGAGGGCAGGGTGCAGGCAGGGGGTCAGGCCACAGCAGACTCAGGGCCCCCCAGGGAGGACGTGGGCCCCGAGGCATAGCGGCGGCCATAGCCTGAGGAAGagtaagaggaggaagagaaggtcaTGGAGAAGCCGGAGCCAGTGGCATCAAAGCTGCCACGGCGGGAGCCCGCCCGGGAGCCAGTGCGCGAGCCGGTACGTGAGCCGGCCGTGGAGCCTGAGCCGCTGACGCTGTAAGGGCTGTAGTAGCCCTTGCTGGACTGGGCGGCGGCCTCCAGCAGCCGCAGCCCCGTGCCCTCCTCCACCATGCTGCGGTCCAGTGCGTCCTTGTAGGAGATCTTGAGCTTGGTCTTGGGGCAGGTGAGGTACTTGGAGTGCGCACCAACGTCTCGCAGCTTCTGGGCAGTGCGGGCGTCCACCGTGCCACGCTGCAGGGCCTCGTCGAGAGGCACGCGGCCTGGCACGTCGGGCTCAATCAGGCCGCCTGTCAGGTACTGCACCTCCAGGAAGCGCTGGCCTGCCTCATAGTAGAGCCAGCCCTTCTTAAGGGCCTGGGCGGCCGACATCTTGGTCTTGGTGCGTGGGTCCTCGAAGCCACAGAAGGCCTTCTGGGCCAGGTTGATGCGGTCCACCATGATCTTGTCCACCAGGCCCTTGTTGACGGCGTCGGTGACGGGGAAGCGCTCACCAGTGTTGGGGTCAATGATGCCCCCGGTGCAGGCCTGTGCCTCCAGCAACCGCTGCCCGGTGATATTGTCCACCAGGTTGCGGTGCATGGCCTCTGTGATGGACACCTTCTCCAGTGTCTCCGTGTCCAGGATGCCGGCCACAGGGCCCGTTTCCTCGGTGGGGTCGGACCAGGAGGCCAGCTGGGTTCTGGAGACAGCAGGGCTGATGGGGTAGGAGGAGGAGGACCCCACAGACGAAGAGCGGGAGCGGAATCCGCTGGCGTTGCCCGAAAGCATGTCGGCAAACTCGGTGATAGAGAGTGTGCCGGCGCGGTACTGGTCCAGCGCTGATCGGTCGATGAGGTTCTTGGCAATGGCCTCGTCGATGTCATACTGGCGGCCCGAGCGGCGGTCGATGATCATGGACTTGACCACGCCGTCTGAGGAGGAGATGGTGATCTCCTCCCACTCACACTCCTGCTCAGACAGCTCCAGGTATGTCTGGTGGTCAATGAGGCCCTTGCGGTAGGCCTCGTACACCGACATCTCCTTGCCCGTCTCGGGGTCCACAATCACCACGCGGCGCTTGCGCACCGAAGACTTGGAGGACGTCTTCCGTTCCCGCTTCTTCTCCTTCAGTGGCAAGAGGCATAGGCCCGTCTGAGGGTCCGTGATGCAGCGCTCCATCAGCTGCAGGTAGGTGAGGTTCTCCTCTGTGTTGGGATCGAAGAAGCCTTTGGTGTCATCCGAGGGGTCAGTCAGGATCTCGTTCATCTCCTCGTCAAAGAGGCCGCGCTTGTAGGCCACCTCCACGGGCAGCCGGTGGCTCTCCTCAGGGTCGATGATGCCGCCTGTCGCGATCTGGGCCTCCAGCAGGCGGATGCCGTGGTCCTTCAGGATCAGGCCCTTCTTCATGGCCTGGAAGAGGGAGATGAGCTTCCCGGAGTAGGGGTCCTTATAGCCAGTGACGGCGCGCTCGGCTGACAGCAGCTTGTCCTTGAACTCAGGGCCCACAATGCCCATGCGCACGGCCTCTTCCACAGTCAACTTGAGCCCTTTGATGGGGTCGATGACATAACCGGTGGCCGCCTGTGCCTCCAGGAGCTCAAAGGCTGTGCCGGGGCGGATGATGCCCTTCTTCATGGCCTGGTACACCGACAGCCGCTCCTTGGTGGCATCAACAAAGACACCAGCGATGCAGCTAGTGCCCTCCAGGAACTTCTGTAGGCTCTTGGAGACCTCCTCGATGGAGGTCAGGCCCTCCTGCAGCTGCAGCGCTGTGGCCTCATCCATGACCTGAGAACGCACCAGCTCCTCCACTGTGATTTGCTTGCGCAGGCCGCGAAAAGTCAGCTTGCGGGCGTCCGAGAGCGGCAGGAGCAGCTGGCCGCTGTTCTCGTCGTGGCGGCACCGCCTGAGCAGCTGTGTGTAGCTGAGGCGCTCGTCTGTGGAAGGATCCAGATAGCTGCGCACCTCGCTGGGCTCCGATAGCTGGTCGTGTGTGTCCTTGTTGAGGTAGCCGCGCTGGTAGGCCACCTCCAGCGGGAGATGGAAGCCCAGGCGTGGGTCCACAATGCCGCCCGTGGCCAGCTGGGCATCCAGCAGCCGCAGGGCCTCCTCAGCAGGAATCAGATCCTTCTTCATGGCCTGGAAGAGCGAGATAGTCTGCTCCGTGTAGGGGTCGCGGTAGCCAGTCACAGCGCGCTCAGCTGAGAGCAGCCGGTCGTGCAGCTCAGGGCCCACCAGGCCCTTCCGCACAGCCTCATCTACAGTCAGCCGCTCGCCCTTCACCGGGTCCAGCAGGAAGCCTGTGGCTGCCTGTGCCTCCAGCAGTAAGCGGGCCACCTCGGCACTCAGCAGCCCCTTCTTGAGAGCCTGGTATACGGTCAGCGTCTGCCTAGAGCCAGGCAGGTAGACGCCGGCCACACAGCCTGTGCCGTAGAGGTAACGCCAGGCCGACTCTGCCTCGAGCACCTCGCGGAGGCTCTTGGTGCCCTCCCGGAGCAAGTTATAGGTCTCTCGGGAGATGACCTGGGCCTCGTACAGGTCCTCAGCAGTGAGGCGGCGGCGGATATAATCGTAGGAAGCCAGGTTCTGCTGGCGAATGATCTCGGTCTTCTCGATGATctcgatgatgatgatgatcatgcGCTCCTTGGTCACCCGGCCAGCCTGGAAGTCAGCCATCAGCCGGGCCCGCTGCTCCTCAGGGATCAGGTCCGATTGCATCACCTCCCACAGGGACATAGTGGAGCCGCCGTGGCTGTCACTACCAGGGATGTCAATCCGCGTCTCCTCGAACGCCCTCCGGGTCTCCTCCTCAGTGTACACCTGCGTGgtctccaccacctccaccttctCTGCTCCTTTCAGTGGCAGGAGGCGCAGGCCTGTCTCGGGGTCCTCCACGCAGCGCTCCAGCAACTGCAGGTAGGTGAGGTTCTCGTGCGTGTTGGGGTCGAAGAAGCCCTTGGTGTCATCGCTCGGGTCCGCCAGGACACGGTTCATCTCCTCGTCGAAGTAGCCGCGCTGGTAGGCCACCTCCACGGGCAGGCGATGGCTGTGCACGGGGTCGATGATGCCGCCCGTGGCAATCTGGGCCTCCAGCAGGCGGATGCCGTGGTCCCTGACGATGAGGCCCTTCTTCATGGCCTGGAAAAGAGAGATGGTGGTGCCTGAGTATGGGTCCTTGTAGCCCGTCACAGCTTTCTCAGCTGACAGCAGCTTCTCATGCAGCTCGGGGCCCACGACGCCAGCCTTCACGGCCTCATGGACGTACAGGCGCTGGTTCCGCACGGGGTCCACCAGAAAGCCAGTAGCTGCCTGGGCTTCAAGCAGGAGAGTGGCCGTGCTGGGCCTCAGCAGGCCCCGCCGCATGGCCTCATAGATGGTCACCTTCTCCTTAGAGTCCTCCAGGTAGATGCCAGCAAGACAGCCACTGCCCTGCAGGAGCGTCCGCACGGAATCCACCTCTGCCAGTTCCTTGACTGATGTCTTGCCATCTTTGAGCTGCTCAAACTGGGCCTTGCTAAGGACCCCAGAGGCCAGGAGCTCGCTAGCCGGCACCGGGGCACGGAGGCCGCTGAAAGAGAGCCTCTCCTGCCGCACGGTCTCCACCTCCTCGACAATGGTGATGAGGATCTTGATGATCTTCTCCACGGTGACCTTGCCCGTGCGGAACTGCCGCAGCAGCTCCCGCCTCTGCTCCTCCGTGAAGTACTCGGAGCTGATGAGCTCCCACACCGTCACTGTCCTGCCCTTGAAGCTGCCCATGGGGACCTCGACGGTGGCCTTCTGAAAGGTCTCACGGGCCTGGAGCTCAGAGTAGAGCTCCTCCTGCCGGGCCCGGGCAGCCTTCTCAGAGAGTGGCAGCAGCCTCAGCTCCGTCAGCTGGTCAGGCCGGCActgctgctggagctggctgTAGGTGACTGGTTCCCGCGAACAGGGGTCGTAGTAGGTTTTGGCATCATCCCTGGGCGCCGACAAGGCTTTGCTGGTCTCCTCGTCCAAGTAGCCCCGGGCACAAGCGACGTCCAGGGGCACACGGTGGCTCTTGCTGGGGTCCACGATGCCACCAGTGGACAGCTGGGCGTCCAGCAGACGCAGGCCCTGCTCCTTGGGGATGAGGCCCTTCTTCAGAGCCTGGAACAGGGAGACACTCTGCCCTGAGTAGGGGTCCTTGTAGCCCGTCACAGCCTTCTCAGCTGACAGCAGCTTCTCgtgcagctcaggccccaccaggccggcACGCACTGCCTCATCCACAGTCAGCCGGGCGCTTGTGGCAGGGTCGATGATGTGCCCGGTGCCGGCCTGGGCCTCCAGTAGGGCCACAGCCACCTCTGGTTGTAGGAGGTCTTTCTTCAGGGCCTCATAGATACTCAGCTTCTGCCCCATCTcctccagccacacgcccgcgaTGACGTTGGCACCTCGCAGGGCCTGCCGCACAGTATCCACCTCGGCTACCTCTCGCACTGAGCACTTACCCTGCTGCAGCTGGCAGTAGATGTCGTGGTCAATGACCCTGCTCTCGAGCAGCTCAGCAGCGGGTACCAGGGCACGCAGGCCCTCAAAGCAGAGCTGGCCCTTCTGCTCATGCTCCTCGACCACCGTGATGACGATCTTGATGATCTTCTCCACGGTCACCTTGCCCGTGCGGAATTGCCGCAGCAGGTCTCGCCGCTGCTCCACTGTGAAGTATTCAGAGTTGATGAGCTCCCAGATGGTCACCATCTTGCCCTGGAACTTGCCAAATGGCGCGGACACAGTGGCTTTCTCAAACACATCCCGGGCCTCTGAGTCAGTGTAGACCAGCTCACCGCCCTTGGCAGCCTGATCTGTGAGCGGCAGGAGGCGCAGGCCCGTCTCGGGATCCTCCACGCAGCGCTCCAGCAGCTGCAGGTAGGTGAGGTTCTCGTGCGTGTTGGGGTCGAAAAAGCCCTTGGTGTCATCGCTTGGGTCCGCCAGGACGCGGTTCATCTCCTCGTCAAAGTAGCCGCGCTGGTAGGCCACCTCCACGGGCACACGGTGACTGTGCACGGGGTCGATGATGCCGCCCGTGGCAATCTGGGCCTCCAGCAGGCGGATGCCGTGGTCCCTGACGATGAGGTCCTTCTTCATGGCCTGAAAGAGGGAGATCTGCTCCCCAGTGTAGGGGTCTTTATAGCCGGTGACGGCGCGCTCGGCCGACAGCAGCTTGTGATGCAGCTCGGGGCCCACAACGCCCTCCTTCACGGCCTCATTGACAGTCAGCCGCCGGTTCTGCACAGGATCCAGGAGGAAGCCCGAGGccgcctgggcctccagcaggatGAGGGCTGTGCCCGGGCTCAGTAGCTGCCTCCGCAGGGCCGTGTAGACACTCAGCTTCTCATTGGTGGGCTTCACCAGCAGCCCAGCGATACTGCTGCGGCCCTGCAGGTAGCAGCGCACATCCTCCCGCTGTGCAAGCTCGGCCACTGTGGTGCGGCCTTGTGTCAGCCACTGCAGCTCCTCCGCACTCAGGATGCCCACCTCCTGCAGCCGCTGGGCCGGCACCTTCTGCCGCAGGCCGTCAAAGGCATGCTCAGGCTCTGCCTCTGTGGCGGGGCCATCGGGTGCATCTCGGCCATTGGGGAGCACTTTGACAGCCACGGCCTGCAAAGCGGCAATCTCCTCTGAATGCGCCAGTGCAGCCCGGTGCTCCTCCTCCAGGCGCTGCAGCCGCTCACGCAGCCTCTGGTTCTCCTCAGCCAGCAGCTTCTCCTGCTGCTGTCGTTGCTGGTCCAGGCGCTGCAGCTCCTCTTGCTTGCGCCGCACACCCTCCTCAGCCTCATGCTGCCGCCGCCGGGCTTCCTCCATGCTGGCCACCAGCTGCTGCTTCTCCCGCTCCATCTGTTCCTGCTGCCGCTGCTGCTCTGCACGCAACTTCTGCGCCTTGGCCACCTCGTCCTGGAAGAGCTGCTCCAACTTGGCCTTCTCCTGCTCGATGAAGCGCTCCCGCTGTAGCAGGCTGTCCTTCTCGGAGAGGAAGCTCTGTTGTAGGGCCTGTGTCTCCTGCAGCAGCTGCTCCTGCTGCACCGTCTGCATCTGTAAAGGGGGCAGGGAGCAGTCAGGGACATCAGGGACCCCGGGAACCCCTGCCACCCCATGTGATAGCGGCAACTCCCACCCTGAGCCTGCCCGCTTGCGTGTGGAGAGAGAGCCGGTACCTCCTCAGACTTGAGCTGCAGCAACTTGGCCTCCTGCTTAAGCTTCTCCTTCTCCCGCTCCAGCTCAGCGATGGCCTGCCGTAGGCACTCGGCATCATGGTCACTCTGCTGCCGCTGGATCTCAAGCGTCTGCACCAGCGTCACCTTCTCCTGTGTGGCAAGCTCAGTGCGGTGCAGCTTCTCGCctatttcctctgcctgcttCCGGAAGCGCTGGGCGTCCTCCTCTGCGCGGGCCTGGGCCCGGCTCATCTCGGCCACACGCAGCTTGAGGCGCTCAGCCTCGGCGCTCATCTCCAGCTGCCGCTGTCGCTCTGCCTCTAGAGTCCGCTGGAAGCCCTGCGTCTCCTGCTCCAGCTGCTGTGCCATCTGCTCCTTGTCTTCCTGCAGCCGGCGGGCCTGCTCTTGCGCAAGCTCCTTCTGTTGCTGCAGCAGCTCTGCCTCAGCCTTGAGCCGCGTAGCCTCCTGCACTGCCTGCATCTTCTCTTTGAGCATCTTCTCGGCCAGGGCCCGCTGCTGTGCCAGGTCCTCCTCGGCCAGCTCCCGCAGCCGCGCCGCCTCCTGGGCTGCCACACTCAAACGTGCGGCCTCCTCTGCCACGTGCTTCATCTTCTCAGCCTCCTCCTGCAGGACGCGCTGCGCGTTGTCCTTGTCCCGCAGGATGAGCGCGCGGTTCTCTGCCTCAATGCGTGCCTTGAGCTTGCCCAACTCCTCCATCTGCACACGCACAGAGAAGAGCTCCTCTTCCACCTGGCTGCGCTGTCGGGCTGCTTCTGTCACCTCAGCCTTCAGCCGCTGCAGCTCCTCATCCAAGATGCTTTTCTGGTGGTCCGTCTCCTCTAACTGCAGCCGCAGCGTCGTCAGCTCCTGTTCCACCTGCGCCTTCTGCCGCAGCGTCTGCTCAGCGAACTTCTTGTGCTTCTCCATCTCCGCGTCGGCTGCCTGCTTCTGCCGCAGGGCCGCCTGCTCCGCCTGTGCCCGCCGCGCCGCCTCCTGCTCAGCTTCCTTGCGCAGCTTCTCTGCGGCAGCCTGCGCCTGCGCCTGTGCCTGCGCCTGCTCCTCTGCTGACTGCTTCAGccgctctgcctcctccacctggCG encodes:
- the PLEC gene encoding plectin isoform X3; the protein is MAAAGTWGAGGAFAAKKEVVLERPCWLDGGCERARRGYLYGQLCCVDERDRVQKKTFTKWVNKHLIKAQRHISDLYEDLRDGHNLISLLEVLSGDSLPREKGRMRFHKLQNVQIALDYLRHRQVKLVNIRNDDIADGNPKLTLGLIWTIILHFQISDIQVSGQSEDMTAKEKLLLWSQRMVEGYQGLRCDNFTSSWRDGRLFNAIIHRHKPMLIDMNKVYRQTNLENLDQAFSVAERDLGVTRLLDPEDVDVPQPDEKSIITYVSSLYDAMPRVPDVQDGVKANELQLRWQEYRELVLLLLQWIRHHTAAFEERKFPSSFEEIEILWCQFLKFKETELPAKEADKNRSKGIYQSLEGAVQAGQLKVPPGYHPLDVEKEWGKLHVAILEREKQLRSKFERLECLQRIVSKLQMEAGLCEEQLNQADALLQSDVRLLAAGKAPQRAGEVERDLDKADSMIRLLFNDVQTLKDGRHPQGEQMYRRVYRLHERLVAIRTEYNLRLKAGVATPVTQVTQVTLQSTQRRPELEDSTLRYLQDLLAWVEENQRRLDSAEWGVDLPSVEAQLGSHRGLHQSIEEFRAKIERARSDEGQLSPATRGAYRECLGRLDLQYAKLLNSSKARLRSLESLHGFVTAATKELMWLSEKEEEEVGFDWSERNANMATKKESYSALMRELELKEKKIKEIQNTGDRLLREDHPARPTVESFQAALQTQWSWMLQLCCCIEAHLKENTAYFQFFSDVREAEEQLRKLQETLRRKYTCDRSITVTRLEDLLQDAQDEKDQLNEYRGHLSGLAKRAKAIVQLKPRNPAHPVRGRVPLLAVCDYKQVEVTMHKGDECQLVGPAQPCHWKVLSSSGSEAAVPSVCFLVPPPNQEAQEAITRLEAQHQALVALWHQLHVDMKSLLAWQSLSRDVQLIRSWSLVTFRTLKPEEQRQALRSLELHYQAFLRDSQDAGGFGPEDRLQAEREYGSCSHHYQQLLQSLEQGEQEESRCQRCISELKDIRLQLEACETRTVHRLRLPLDKEPAQECAQRIAEQQKAQAEVEGLGKGVARLSAEAKKVLALPEPSPAAPTLRSELELTLGKLEQVRSLSAIYLEKLKTISLVIRSTHGAEEVLRAHEEQLKEAQAVPATLPELEATKAALKKLRAQAEAQQPMFDALRDELRGAQEVGERLQQRHGERDVEVERWRERVTQLLERWQAVLAQTDVRQRELEQLGRQLRYYRESADPLGTWLQDAKQRQERIQAMLLADSQAVREQLRQEKALLEEIERHGEKVEECQRFAKQYINAIKDYELQLVTYKAQLEPVASPAKKPKVQSGSENVIQEYVDLRTRYSELTTLTSQYIKFISETLRRMEEEERLAEQQRAEERERLAEVEAALEKQRQLAEAHAQAKAQAEREAQELQRRMQEEVARREEAAVDAQQQKRSIQEELQHLRQSSEAEIQAKARQAEAAERSRLRIEEEIRVVRLQLEATERQRGGAEGELQALRARAEEAEAQKRQAQEEAERLRRQVQDETQRKRQAEAELALRVKAEAEAAREKQRALQALEELRLQAEEAERRLRQAEAERARQVQVALETAQRSAEAELQSKRASFAEKTAQLERTLQEEHVAVAQLREEAERRSQQQAEAERAREEAERELERWQLKANEALRLRLQAEEVAQQKSLAQAEAEKQKEEAEREARRRGKAEEQAVRQRELAEQELEKQRQLAEGTAQQRLAAEQELIRLRAETEQGEQQRQLLEEELSRLQREAAAATQKRQELEAELAKVRAEMEVLLASKARAEEESRSTSEKSKQRLEAEASRFRELAEEAARLRALAEEAKRQRQLAEEDAARQRAEAERVLAEKLAAIGEATRLKTEAEIALKEKEAENERLRRLAEDEAFQRRRLEEQAAQHKADIEERLAQLRKASESELERQKGLVEDTLRQRRQVEEEILVLKASFEKATAGKAELELELGRIRSNAEDTLRSKEQAELEATRQRQLAAEEEQRRREAEERVQKSLAAEEEAARQRKAALEEVERLKAKVEEARRLRERAEQESARQLQLAQEAAQKRLQAEEKAHAFAVQQKEQELQQTLQQEQSMLERLRGEAEAARRAAEEAEEARERAEREAAQSRRQVEEAERLKQSAEEQAQAQAQAQAAAEKLRKEAEQEAARRAQAEQAALRQKQAADAEMEKHKKFAEQTLRQKAQVEQELTTLRLQLEETDHQKSILDEELQRLKAEVTEAARQRSQVEEELFSVRVQMEELGKLKARIEAENRALILRDKDNAQRVLQEEAEKMKHVAEEAARLSVAAQEAARLRELAEEDLAQQRALAEKMLKEKMQAVQEATRLKAEAELLQQQKELAQEQARRLQEDKEQMAQQLEQETQGFQRTLEAERQRQLEMSAEAERLKLRVAEMSRAQARAEEDAQRFRKQAEEIGEKLHRTELATQEKVTLVQTLEIQRQQSDHDAECLRQAIAELEREKEKLKQEAKLLQLKSEEMQTVQQEQLLQETQALQQSFLSEKDSLLQRERFIEQEKAKLEQLFQDEVAKAQKLRAEQQRQQEQMEREKQQLVASMEEARRRQHEAEEGVRRKQEELQRLDQQRQQQEKLLAEENQRLRERLQRLEEEHRAALAHSEEIAALQAVAVKVLPNGRDAPDGPATEAEPEHAFDGLRQKVPAQRLQEVGILSAEELQWLTQGRTTVAELAQREDVRCYLQGRSSIAGLLVKPTNEKLSVYTALRRQLLSPGTALILLEAQAASGFLLDPVQNRRLTVNEAVKEGVVGPELHHKLLSAERAVTGYKDPYTGEQISLFQAMKKDLIVRDHGIRLLEAQIATGGIIDPVHSHRVPVEVAYQRGYFDEEMNRVLADPSDDTKGFFDPNTHENLTYLQLLERCVEDPETGLRLLPLTDQAAKGGELVYTDSEARDVFEKATVSAPFGKFQGKMVTIWELINSEYFTVEQRRDLLRQFRTGKVTVEKIIKIVITVVEEHEQKGQLCFEGLRALVPAAELLESRVIDHDIYCQLQQGKCSVREVAEVDTVRQALRGANVIAGVWLEEMGQKLSIYEALKKDLLQPEVAVALLEAQAGTGHIIDPATSARLTVDEAVRAGLVGPELHEKLLSAEKAVTGYKDPYSGQSVSLFQALKKGLIPKEQGLRLLDAQLSTGGIVDPSKSHRVPLDVACARGYLDEETSKALSAPRDDAKTYYDPCSREPVTYSQLQQQCRPDQLTELRLLPLSEKAARARQEELYSELQARETFQKATVEVPMGSFKGRTVTVWELISSEYFTEEQRRELLRQFRTGKVTVEKIIKILITIVEEVETVRQERLSFSGLRAPVPASELLASGVLSKAQFEQLKDGKTSVKELAEVDSVRTLLQGSGCLAGIYLEDSKEKVTIYEAMRRGLLRPSTATLLLEAQAATGFLVDPVRNQRLYVHEAVKAGVVGPELHEKLLSAEKAVTGYKDPYSGTTISLFQAMKKGLIVRDHGIRLLEAQIATGGIIDPVHSHRLPVEVAYQRGYFDEEMNRVLADPSDDTKGFFDPNTHENLTYLQLLERCVEDPETGLRLLPLKGAEKVEVVETTQVYTEEETRRAFEETRIDIPGSDSHGGSTMSLWEVMQSDLIPEEQRARLMADFQAGRVTKERMIIIIIEIIEKTEIIRQQNLASYDYIRRRLTAEDLYEAQVISRETYNLLREGTKSLREVLEAESAWRYLYGTGCVAGVYLPGSRQTLTVYQALKKGLLSAEVARLLLEAQAATGFLLDPVKGERLTVDEAVRKGLVGPELHDRLLSAERAVTGYRDPYTEQTISLFQAMKKDLIPAEEALRLLDAQLATGGIVDPRLGFHLPLEVAYQRGYLNKDTHDQLSEPSEVRSYLDPSTDERLSYTQLLRRCRHDENSGQLLLPLSDARKLTFRGLRKQITVEELVRSQVMDEATALQLQEGLTSIEEVSKSLQKFLEGTSCIAGVFVDATKERLSVYQAMKKGIIRPGTAFELLEAQAATGYVIDPIKGLKLTVEEAVRMGIVGPEFKDKLLSAERAVTGYKDPYSGKLISLFQAMKKGLILKDHGIRLLEAQIATGGIIDPEESHRLPVEVAYKRGLFDEEMNEILTDPSDDTKGFFDPNTEENLTYLQLMERCITDPQTGLCLLPLKEKKRERKTSSKSSVRKRRVVIVDPETGKEMSVYEAYRKGLIDHQTYLELSEQECEWEEITISSSDGVVKSMIIDRRSGRQYDIDEAIAKNLIDRSALDQYRAGTLSITEFADMLSGNASGFRSRSSSVGSSSSYPISPAVSRTQLASWSDPTEETGPVAGILDTETLEKVSITEAMHRNLVDNITGQRLLEAQACTGGIIDPNTGERFPVTDAVNKGLVDKIMVDRINLAQKAFCGFEDPRTKTKMSAAQALKKGWLYYEAGQRFLEVQYLTGGLIEPDVPGRVPLDEALQRGTVDARTAQKLRDVGAHSKYLTCPKTKLKISYKDALDRSMVEEGTGLRLLEAAAQSSKGYYSPYSVSGSGSTAGSRTGSRTGSRAGSRRGSFDATGSGFSMTFSSSSYSSSGYGRRYASGPTSSLGGPESAVA